A single window of Verrucomicrobiota bacterium DNA harbors:
- a CDS encoding redox-sensing transcriptional repressor Rex, whose translation MSTQARNRLPDRTVERLSLYRRLVERMLNGEETYVYSHELGAMANSTAAQVRRDLMLLGCTGSPIRGYNVRELTDRIGAYLDAPHGQRIALIGIGNLGRAILAYFSHRRPSLSIVAAFDTDPEKVGRVIAGCRCYHVGELAEVVEREGIELGVITVPASQAQLVADQFVAAGVRGMLNFAPVRVRVPEDVTVEDMDITMSLEKIAYITRQRVTS comes from the coding sequence ATGAGCACGCAAGCAAGGAACAGGCTCCCGGACAGAACGGTCGAGAGGCTCAGCCTCTACCGCCGTCTCGTCGAACGCATGCTCAACGGCGAGGAGACCTACGTCTACTCGCACGAACTCGGCGCGATGGCGAATTCGACGGCGGCGCAGGTCCGGCGCGATCTCATGTTGCTCGGCTGCACAGGCAGCCCGATTCGGGGCTACAACGTGCGGGAGCTGACAGACCGGATCGGCGCATACCTCGATGCGCCGCACGGCCAGCGGATCGCCCTGATCGGCATCGGCAACCTGGGGCGCGCCATCCTCGCCTACTTCTCACACCGCCGGCCGAGCCTGTCGATCGTGGCCGCGTTCGATACCGACCCGGAGAAGGTGGGCCGGGTTATCGCGGGGTGTCGCTGCTACCACGTCGGAGAGCTGGCCGAGGTAGTCGAGCGCGAGGGGATCGAGTTGGGAGTCATCACCGTGCCGGCGAGCCAGGCCCAGCTTGTAGCCGACCAGTTCGTCGCGGCCGGTGTCCGCGGGATGCTCAACTTCGCTCCCGTGCGCGTGCGTGTTCCTGAGGATGTCACAGTCGAGGACATGGACATCACCATGTCGCTCGAGAAAATCGCCTACATCACGAGACAACGCGTCACCAGTTGA
- the nuoE gene encoding NADH-quinone oxidoreductase subunit NuoE has product MSQSRTWTSPCRSRKSPTSRDNASPVETEGSHVTATALDIILQKHPGAGRDALIPILQEVQESQGYLSRDVVTRIGRHLRLPTSKIYGVATFYNQFRFQPKGRYHFTVCRGTACHVKGSLKVLDMLRKHLKLEPGETSRDGLFSLEVVACMGACGLAPVVNVNGEFHAKVTPKKIAKIIEECREGELTHAEA; this is encoded by the coding sequence ATGTCACAGTCGAGGACATGGACATCACCATGTCGCTCGAGAAAATCGCCTACATCACGAGACAACGCGTCACCAGTTGAGACGGAGGGAAGTCACGTGACCGCAACAGCGCTCGATATCATATTACAGAAGCACCCGGGGGCGGGCCGGGACGCGCTGATCCCCATCCTGCAGGAAGTGCAGGAGAGCCAGGGGTATTTGTCGCGCGACGTCGTGACCCGCATCGGCCGGCACCTGCGTCTGCCAACGAGCAAGATCTACGGCGTCGCGACGTTCTACAACCAGTTCCGCTTCCAACCCAAGGGCCGGTACCACTTCACCGTGTGCCGCGGCACGGCGTGCCACGTCAAAGGCTCGCTCAAGGTGCTCGATATGCTGCGCAAGCACCTCAAGCTCGAGCCGGGAGAGACGTCGCGCGACGGGCTGTTCAGCCTCGAGGTGGTCGCCTGCATGGGCGCGTGCGGACTGGCGCCGGTCGTCAACGTCAACGGCGAGTTTCACGCCAAGGTCACCCCGAAGAAGATCGCCAAGATCATTGAAGAGTGCCGCGAGGGAGAGCTCACCCATGCAGAAGCCTGA
- a CDS encoding FAD-dependent oxidoreductase, translating to MQKPETAQEKTSPRPNAVWPEPARPAAGLLAWVKSGRLAEARDGGEQRLAATVAELRRETLRRPVVFVGAGTCGLGAGAGKTLAAVREYVATHKLDAEVIETGCIGICSEEPIVDVQLLGRARVSFGRVTAEQVDGLLDSVLGNATVPSDSVLGQFRSAHAAPWDGVRYLDEHPFMTGQQRVVLAASGIIDPANIDEYIARGGYSAAARALGGMTPVEVCDLVEASGLRGRGGGGFSTGKKWKFALNTPAEQKYLICNADEGDPGAFMDRAVGESDPHRLLEGMLIAAYAIGASKAYIYIRAEYPLAVRRLTAAIAQARAYGLIGENILDSGFSLTIMLKQGAGAFVCGEETALINSIEGKRGMPRPRPPFPAVQGLFDKPTIINNVETLTNLPLILERGAEWFAAMGTKGSKGTKVFALSGMVQRTGLVEVPMGTTLRQVVFDVGGGVPGNRKCKAVQIGGPSGGCVPEAYLDIETDYEALKDFGAIVGSGGLVVVDETTCMVDFAKFFMEFIQSESCGKCIPCREGTKRMLDILQAITRPRRREDGTDALIRFQGIMQLQRLGETIKRTSLCGLGQTAPNPVLSTLRWFRDEYEAHIYDRRCPAGSCKELVGVSCQTGCPVDTEVWRYVAHIARGEYTDAYRVIRTANPLPSICARVCHHPCEQQCRAGVTGGEPIAIRTLKRFVVEHVAPGTATPAPMPRHARSARVAVIGAGPSGLAAAHELSLRGHEVTILERESKPGGMLVCAIPEYRLPRPRLAQEIESLLNENIELRCGVELGRDMTIDELLHSGYKAIYLATGAHKSKGLDLPGEDAEGVMPGVRFLKGYNLHGESLARGTVGIIGGGNSAVDAARVALRQPGVEHVTVFYRRTQNEMPAYAEEIHAALAEGVTIEELVAPVAVHTDGGKLRGVRFQRNRLGEPDASGRRRPVPIKGSEFDVELDTLVVAISEEPEAEGLEGLRRTKWNTLAVDAETFLTSRRGVFSGGDVVNGPGTVIEAIAAGKKAAVMIDRYVTGKLLKVLPKVSMPGVYVEPVHAPDDDGVAVARVAPPELAVAERTKSFEEVELCISEQAARCEARRCLRCDLEFTQPV from the coding sequence ATGCAGAAGCCTGAGACAGCACAAGAAAAGACATCGCCCCGCCCGAACGCGGTGTGGCCGGAGCCGGCACGCCCGGCGGCTGGGCTGCTCGCTTGGGTCAAGTCGGGGCGCCTCGCCGAGGCCCGTGACGGGGGCGAGCAGCGACTGGCGGCCACCGTGGCCGAGCTGCGGCGCGAGACGCTGAGACGCCCCGTGGTCTTTGTCGGGGCCGGCACGTGCGGCCTCGGCGCCGGCGCGGGGAAGACGCTCGCCGCAGTGAGAGAGTACGTCGCAACGCACAAGCTCGATGCCGAGGTCATCGAGACAGGCTGCATCGGGATCTGCTCCGAAGAGCCGATCGTGGACGTGCAACTGCTTGGCCGGGCGCGCGTGAGCTTCGGGCGAGTCACGGCCGAGCAGGTTGACGGCCTGCTCGACAGCGTGCTCGGTAACGCGACGGTTCCGTCCGATTCCGTGCTCGGCCAGTTCCGCAGCGCGCACGCCGCGCCGTGGGATGGCGTCCGGTATCTCGACGAGCATCCGTTCATGACCGGCCAGCAGCGCGTCGTGCTCGCGGCGAGCGGCATCATTGATCCCGCGAACATTGACGAGTACATCGCGCGCGGCGGCTACTCGGCGGCGGCGCGCGCCCTCGGCGGCATGACGCCTGTCGAGGTGTGCGACCTGGTCGAGGCGAGCGGCCTTCGGGGCCGTGGCGGCGGCGGGTTCTCGACGGGCAAGAAGTGGAAGTTCGCCCTCAACACGCCGGCCGAGCAGAAGTACCTCATCTGCAACGCCGACGAGGGCGACCCCGGCGCGTTCATGGACCGCGCCGTCGGCGAGAGCGATCCGCACCGCTTGCTCGAGGGCATGCTCATCGCCGCCTACGCGATCGGCGCGAGCAAAGCCTACATCTATATCCGGGCCGAATACCCGCTTGCCGTGCGCCGGCTCACCGCGGCGATCGCCCAGGCGCGCGCCTACGGGCTTATCGGCGAGAACATCCTCGACAGCGGGTTCAGCCTGACGATCATGCTCAAGCAGGGCGCCGGCGCATTTGTCTGCGGCGAAGAGACGGCGCTGATCAACAGCATCGAGGGCAAGCGCGGCATGCCGCGGCCCCGGCCGCCTTTCCCGGCCGTGCAGGGGCTCTTCGACAAGCCGACGATCATCAACAACGTCGAGACCCTCACCAACCTGCCGCTCATCCTCGAGCGCGGCGCCGAATGGTTCGCCGCCATGGGCACCAAGGGGAGCAAGGGCACGAAGGTGTTCGCGCTCTCCGGCATGGTCCAGCGCACAGGCCTCGTCGAGGTGCCGATGGGCACGACGCTGCGCCAGGTCGTGTTCGACGTCGGCGGCGGCGTGCCGGGCAACCGCAAGTGCAAGGCCGTACAGATCGGCGGGCCGTCCGGCGGTTGTGTGCCCGAAGCCTACCTCGACATCGAGACCGACTACGAGGCGCTCAAGGACTTCGGCGCGATCGTCGGCTCGGGCGGGCTCGTCGTCGTGGACGAGACGACCTGCATGGTTGATTTCGCCAAGTTCTTCATGGAGTTCATTCAGAGCGAGAGCTGCGGCAAGTGCATTCCGTGCCGCGAGGGCACCAAGCGCATGCTCGACATCCTCCAGGCGATCACGCGGCCGCGGCGCCGCGAGGACGGCACCGACGCGCTGATCCGTTTCCAGGGCATCATGCAGCTCCAAAGGCTCGGCGAGACGATCAAGCGCACGAGTCTCTGCGGTCTCGGCCAGACGGCGCCGAACCCCGTCCTGAGCACGCTGCGCTGGTTCCGCGATGAGTACGAAGCGCACATCTACGACCGCCGGTGCCCGGCGGGGAGCTGCAAGGAGCTCGTCGGCGTCTCGTGCCAGACCGGGTGTCCCGTTGACACCGAGGTGTGGCGCTACGTCGCCCACATCGCGCGCGGCGAATACACGGACGCCTACCGCGTCATCCGCACGGCCAATCCCCTCCCGTCAATCTGCGCGCGCGTGTGCCACCACCCGTGCGAGCAGCAGTGCCGCGCGGGCGTCACAGGCGGCGAGCCGATCGCCATTCGCACGCTCAAGCGATTCGTTGTCGAACATGTGGCGCCCGGGACCGCAACGCCGGCGCCGATGCCGCGTCACGCGCGCAGCGCGCGGGTCGCCGTGATCGGCGCGGGGCCGTCCGGTCTTGCGGCGGCGCACGAGCTGTCGCTCCGCGGGCACGAGGTAACGATCCTCGAGCGCGAGTCGAAGCCGGGCGGCATGCTCGTCTGCGCGATTCCCGAGTACCGCCTGCCCCGCCCGCGGCTCGCGCAGGAGATCGAGTCGCTGCTTAACGAGAACATCGAGTTGCGCTGCGGCGTCGAGTTGGGCCGCGACATGACGATCGACGAGCTGCTCCACAGCGGCTACAAGGCCATCTACCTCGCCACGGGCGCGCACAAGAGCAAGGGTCTCGACCTGCCCGGCGAGGACGCGGAAGGCGTCATGCCCGGCGTGCGGTTCCTCAAGGGGTACAACCTCCATGGCGAGTCGCTCGCCCGCGGCACCGTGGGCATCATCGGCGGCGGCAACTCGGCCGTCGACGCGGCCCGCGTCGCCCTTCGGCAGCCGGGCGTCGAGCACGTGACGGTCTTCTACCGCCGCACACAGAACGAGATGCCGGCCTACGCCGAGGAGATCCACGCCGCACTTGCCGAAGGGGTCACGATTGAGGAGCTTGTCGCGCCGGTCGCCGTCCACACCGATGGCGGCAAGCTCCGCGGCGTTCGCTTCCAGCGCAACCGCCTTGGCGAGCCGGACGCATCCGGACGCCGGCGTCCGGTCCCGATCAAGGGTTCGGAGTTCGACGTCGAGCTCGATACGCTCGTCGTGGCAATCAGCGAGGAGCCGGAGGCCGAGGGTCTCGAGGGGCTTCGCCGCACGAAGTGGAACACGCTCGCCGTCGATGCCGAGACGTTCTTGACAAGCCGCCGGGGCGTGTTCAGCGGCGGTGATGTCGTCAACGGCCCCGGCACCGTGATCGAGGCGATCGCCGCGGGCAAGAAGGCCGCCGTGATGATCGACCGTTACGTCACCGGCAAGCTGCTCAAGGTCCTGCCGAAGGTGAGCATGCCGGGCGTGTACGTCGAGCCGGTCCACGCGCCGGACGACGATGGTGTGGCCGTGGCGCGCGTGGCGCCGCCCGAGCTCGCCGTCGCGGAACGCACGAAGAGTTTCGAGGAAGTGGAGCTGTGCATCAGCGAACAGGCCGCGCGCTGCGAGGCCCGCCGGTGTCTGCGCTGCGACCTCGAGTTCACACAGCCCGTGTAG
- a CDS encoding (2Fe-2S)-binding protein: MITLEADGKRIEARKGETILSALQRHGIRIPTLCYMPGLPPSGACRLCIVEVDGAPNLIPSCSYPVAEGMKIRTRTPKVLDARRTIVELLLANHPDDCLYCPRDGRCELQTLAQDLGVRQRLYRGPKTSRPKDVSSPAIVRDPDKCVLCGRCVRVCEEVQGVAAIDFIGRGSRAFIGTAFDEGLNVSACVNCGQCVLVCPTGALSEQSSIDAVVAALADPDTMVVVQHAPAVSVTLGEELGLKPGKDVDGAMVAALRRIGFDRVFDTSFAADLTIMEEASELVHRISTGGVLPMLTSCSPGWIKFVEHFYPDFIPNISTCKSPQQMMGALIKSFFAEREGIDPSKIVSVSIMPCTAKKFECERPEMAPNHIPDVDYVLTTRELGQLLRMFGVDLAAFEPEAADTPFGERSTAGKIFGASGGVMEAAVRTAHFLLTGRELDDLKIQPLRGLDGAKELHVTVNGIEIGAAVVSGLSNARKVLEEVRAGRRDLQFIEVMTCPGGCINGGGQPLGADLEAIRARMQALYKIDRDERQRVSHRNAWVRRIYDEYLGAPLGEKSHHLLHTHYMNRDEAVAAS; the protein is encoded by the coding sequence ATGATTACACTCGAAGCTGACGGCAAACGAATCGAGGCGCGCAAGGGTGAGACGATCCTCAGCGCGCTGCAACGGCACGGCATCCGCATCCCGACGCTCTGCTACATGCCTGGGCTGCCGCCGAGCGGCGCGTGCCGGCTCTGTATCGTCGAGGTGGACGGGGCGCCAAACCTCATCCCGTCCTGCTCGTACCCGGTCGCCGAGGGGATGAAGATCCGCACGCGCACGCCGAAGGTGCTCGACGCGCGCCGGACGATCGTCGAGCTGTTGCTCGCCAACCACCCCGACGATTGCCTCTACTGCCCGCGCGACGGCCGGTGCGAGCTCCAGACGCTCGCGCAGGATCTCGGCGTGCGCCAGCGCCTGTATCGGGGCCCGAAGACGAGCCGCCCCAAGGACGTCTCGAGCCCGGCGATCGTGCGCGATCCGGACAAGTGCGTGCTCTGCGGCCGCTGCGTGCGCGTCTGCGAGGAGGTCCAGGGCGTGGCCGCCATCGACTTCATTGGTCGAGGGAGCCGAGCGTTCATCGGCACGGCGTTCGACGAGGGGCTCAACGTCTCGGCGTGCGTCAACTGCGGCCAGTGCGTCCTCGTCTGCCCGACGGGTGCGTTGAGCGAGCAGTCGTCCATTGATGCCGTCGTCGCCGCGCTGGCCGATCCCGACACGATGGTCGTCGTGCAGCATGCGCCGGCGGTCTCGGTCACGCTTGGCGAGGAGCTCGGGCTCAAGCCCGGCAAAGACGTCGACGGCGCGATGGTCGCCGCGCTGCGGCGCATCGGCTTCGACCGCGTGTTCGACACCTCGTTCGCGGCCGACCTGACGATCATGGAGGAGGCATCCGAGCTGGTGCATCGAATCTCGACGGGCGGCGTGCTGCCGATGCTCACGAGCTGCTCGCCGGGGTGGATCAAGTTCGTCGAGCACTTCTACCCGGACTTCATTCCGAACATCTCGACGTGCAAGAGCCCCCAGCAGATGATGGGCGCGCTCATCAAGAGCTTCTTCGCCGAGCGCGAGGGCATTGATCCGTCCAAGATCGTCAGTGTCTCGATCATGCCGTGTACGGCCAAGAAGTTCGAGTGCGAGCGGCCCGAGATGGCGCCGAACCACATCCCCGACGTCGACTACGTGCTCACGACGCGCGAGCTGGGCCAGCTTCTCCGCATGTTCGGCGTTGACTTGGCCGCGTTCGAGCCCGAGGCGGCGGACACCCCGTTCGGCGAGCGCAGCACGGCAGGCAAGATCTTCGGTGCAAGCGGCGGGGTCATGGAAGCCGCGGTGCGTACGGCCCACTTCCTGCTCACGGGTCGCGAGCTGGATGACCTCAAGATCCAGCCGCTGCGCGGGCTCGACGGCGCCAAGGAGCTGCACGTGACGGTCAACGGCATCGAGATCGGCGCGGCGGTCGTGAGCGGCCTGAGCAACGCAAGGAAGGTGCTTGAGGAAGTGCGCGCCGGGCGGCGCGACCTGCAGTTCATCGAGGTCATGACGTGCCCCGGCGGCTGCATCAACGGCGGCGGCCAACCTCTCGGCGCCGACCTCGAGGCCATCCGCGCCCGCATGCAGGCGCTCTACAAAATCGACCGCGACGAACGCCAGCGCGTGAGCCATCGCAACGCGTGGGTCCGGCGGATCTACGACGAGTACCTCGGCGCACCGCTGGGCGAGAAGAGCCATCACCTGCTGCACACGCACTACATGAACCGCGACGAGGCCGTGGCCGCCTCGTGA
- a CDS encoding response regulator, whose protein sequence is MSKKPTILIVDNDPDVIHQLTVVLEGAGYAVTAAESREQAEEVLLGLKPDVAILDLMMEEMDSGFVLAHHVKQLYPETPIMLLTAVTSATGMSFGAQTPEARSWLKADCVLDKPVRPDQLRAEVRRLLDRSKQTRT, encoded by the coding sequence ATGAGCAAGAAGCCGACCATCCTGATCGTCGATAACGATCCGGATGTCATCCATCAATTGACCGTGGTGCTCGAGGGCGCCGGCTACGCCGTGACCGCCGCCGAGAGCCGCGAGCAAGCCGAAGAAGTGCTCCTCGGGCTGAAGCCGGACGTAGCCATCCTTGACCTGATGATGGAGGAGATGGACTCGGGATTCGTGCTCGCCCATCACGTCAAGCAGTTGTATCCCGAGACACCCATCATGCTGCTCACGGCGGTCACGTCGGCAACCGGCATGTCGTTCGGCGCGCAGACCCCCGAAGCGCGCTCGTGGCTCAAGGCCGATTGCGTGCTCGACAAGCCGGTGCGGCCCGACCAGCTCCGCGCCGAAGTGCGCCGGCTCCTCGACCGCAGCAAACAGACCCGCACCTAG